The Theileria parva strain Muguga chromosome 1, complete sequence, whole genome shotgun sequence DNA window atacctaatactattaccataatattactatactaacgCTACAGTTATATaccataaaataattttaaactgaATCTTGGTTATTtctcattttaatttatttgataTTAGATCAGAGATCATAAATTTCTAGATATTTCTTGATAATTCCCCATTttataaacaaaaataacaaattttatttattaataataatgtgatataatagttatataaatttatataatctTGTTATCTGTGtattcaataaataatttttgttattcATCTGAATTCCTTAGATTTTTTATCTAGATCCCCCATGGGAAAtagatattttaattattagaatgaataaatacgttatatacacatattttCTTGTACTGAGCATAATTGGATTTGTTAGATCTTCCGATAAGCAAGGCGCATCTGGAGCTGGTGATGATGACAGTgatgatgaaaattatgattTAATTGTAAGAGAATTAGAAACATTAATTGAAGATGATAGTCAAACTGTTGACACCAGTGGAGATACTTCATCTTCAGTTCCTATTCAACCTGGTACATATTCTCCCCATCCTTGTTATCAACCACCACCTCAAACAACAATTCCACCGGCTCAAACAACAATTCCACCAGCTCAAGATCCAAATCCTAAACCACCAGTTACAGAAGAAGCTCcgaaatattatttaatatcaCCTGAAAAGGGTAAGGACGGGaaatataaactaattCCAATTACTCATCTTGAATATACACCACCTAAACCTAAACAAAAGCCAATTTCTCCAACTCGCCTCAGTTCCGATACCACCCAAATTAGTCAGAAAAAAGATGAAGTAAAATCTACTCCCGGTAAAGAATTAGATCAAACTAAACCAGGTTCAAGTGCTAGTAGTGAAGGTGACAGTGATAGTGAAGAAAACTTTGATGTGATAGTAAGTGGAATAGAGAAATTACTTGAAGATGAAGACGCCCAACCAATTACTCAGCCTGAAAATGTTGTTTCACCTGGAGCCGAAACACCTGCTGCAGGAACCGATAAATTACCTTCAATTGTGTTTTTAACTGACGATCCGACCGGTAAACTAGTTCCAATGAATGATAGCAAATATAAGATACTAATCTCTGATCGTTTTtcaattaaatttaaatttggagCTCGTCTTATTAAGATACTCTGCGATGGTATAACCGTGTGGACCTATACACCAGGGTTATCTTATCCTAGGAcagtaatttttagaaaagTTCAAAACATATTCGAagtcaattttaataacaGAGTTTCATCTTGTATTCTTCAAAATGGAATATGGGTTGAAAGGGTTGTTTTTGCTCCTCAGGAATTAAAACTATATAGAAAAAGTAGTAGTGgaaattattatagaaTGACAcataacaaatataatattcaaCTTACGCCATCTCAGTCATTCCAATATGTTTTTAATACACCAGTTTTGTGCGAGATGATCCAAATTGAACACAAAATCGTTTGGATAAGAAAACCAAATGACCCACctcttttaaaattgaccTATTTTAGCAAAAGTTATGTAAGATTATATTTTCGATATTATTCGATCgaaatttataattcaAATGACTCTGTTGTAACTAAAACTTTCCCTAGAAATTGGtaagttaaattatgtatttcttagaattataattaaatatttaatttcatcGATTTTCAGGCaatattaaattcatttttaataattttttagatttttaatttttaaactaataaaaatattttaaatgtcAGTAATctcataatttaattaaacatAGCCCATTTgatatttcaatttttaaccttaaaattttaaaaattattttatatttttacattatttacgAGTTGATAAATACAACACTATTGTatatttcaaataatttttagatccCCCATGGTTTTAgaatagataaattatataatgcaaagatataaaatattcacaTATGgactaataataatattaatgcGAATcgaatgtgtaaattgtggTTATAAACCAGATAACACACATGGCACCACCAGTAATGATAGtgatgaagatgatgataattttgaagTTACTGAGACTGACGTAAAAACTGAAGGCTCTgataaacaaaatattgATACCGAAGCATATGAAAGAGTAGTAAGAGAGTTGGAAGATTTAGTAATTGGAGATAGTGATCACACAGGTGTTGAACAGCATGAACCTACTCCACCAAAACCAAGTCATAGTTACAGAAGTAACAGACCTACTAGACGTCCTCGTAAAGAATTTCCTCAAGATAAACCTTATGAACAAGGTAAAGAATTTCCTAAAGATAAACCTTATGAACAAGGTAAACATGTAAAACCTGAAGCTATTTATGATAAAGCAGTCATGACTGTTAGTAAACCTAAACGTATTAGAAAATGTGAGTCGATTAAGTTTTTTAAGATAGATCAAACTGGAAATATGGTTGAAATGGGTTTTTATGATTATACAGTATACTTTAAGGATAAATCTGCCCTTAAATATTCATTCGATGCAAATCTGGAAATGATTAAATGTGATGGTGATACTGtttataaacataaaaGTGGACTAGATTATGCATTAACattaacatataataaatgtgcAGGCAGATTTGTGATTcgtttaaaaaatcattttctGTTTATTAGGTATGCAGGTCGTACGTGGGTAGAACATGATCGAATAATCCCAGactatattaaaatattcacaCAAGATTCTGAAGGTAATTATGTTGAACTCACCCCTCAACagtgtaaaattgatataaCTGCGACTGGATCGTTCAAATATTATGTTAAAGGCTTAAATTGCACCAGAATTGAAATTTATGGAGAAGTAATCTATCAAAAAAAAGATCATGAGGATTATCCAGAATCAGTAAGCTATAGtcttaaaaaatgttttatgATTTATTTCAATGGATTTGTTCGTTCAATTGAAAGAAGACATGGGAAATTTCGGGAAGTCTATACCAGATCAAGCCCAAAATGGAATGTTCATTAAACAAGtaaatttttcatttaataCATTATATCATAAATACTTTTACTACgattaaaattagaatttattatattttatgcTTATTTTTCCCAACAAGCATTTATTTCCTGTGCAAATAACTTATGCACCGatttcaattttttgaTCGTCAATGTAATATGATGATCCAATTTATAACAAcactttattaaatatgtaacatttttagttaattttttggaatttaattttatatattcttTCGGTATGTTTTTTACAGTttagattaaaaattaatatagttaCCCATTAAATATCTCATTATTGTTCATTTTCAGATCCCCCATGGTTAATAATAGATTTTTAATTCAATGGATCGCCGTTACTTGATCAAACATGTAATAATACTAGTACTAATCGGATTCGTTAGATGTGCCGACAAATCTAATGATAAAACAGATGATAATGGATATGGTGCTGAAGATTCATCGAAAGAATTGAGACTCGTGCCATATAGCGATAGTGAAGGCGAAGACGATAATTCTGAAGAAACACAAACATCTGAACAGGCTAAATCTTCTACAGGCGTTAGAGAAGCGGAAACTCAAACAGATCAGGACACACCACAGGACTCAACTCAATTTACCCAACCTCAACAGTACTATGATCCAACTCCACAACCTGGACCAGTACTGTATTATGTAACATTAAATCAACCAATTCCTCTTCAACCAATAACTGAACAACCACAGATATTACAGCATTATGGTCCACAACCTATAGTTGAACCTATTAATTATGGACCTCAACCTATATCTCAACCTAATGATTATGGACCACAACCTATTGATTATGGACCAAATCAACCCATCTATTATGAATCTCCGCAACCACAAACAACT harbors:
- a CDS encoding SVSP family protein (Tp25), giving the protein MNKYVIYTYFLVLSIIGFVRSSDKQGASGAGDDDSDDENYDLIVRELETLIEDDSQTVDTSGDTSSSVPIQPGTYSPHPCYQPPPQTTIPPAQTTIPPAQDPNPKPPVTEEAPKYYLISPEKGKDGKYKLIPITHLEYTPPKPKQKPISPTRLSSDTTQISQKKDEVKSTPGKELDQTKPGSSASSEGDSDSEENFDVIVSGIEKLLEDEDAQPITQPENVVSPGAETPAAGTDKLPSIVFLTDDPTGKLVPMNDSKYKILISDRFSIKFKFGARLIKILCDGITVWTYTPGLSYPRTVIFRKVQNIFEVNFNNRVSSCILQNGIWVERVVFAPQELKLYRKSSSGNYYRMTHNKYNIQLTPSQSFQYVFNTPVLCEMIQIEHKIVWIRKPNDPPLLKLTYFSKSYVRLYFRYYSIEIYNSNDSVVTKTFPRN
- a CDS encoding SVSP family protein, coding for MQRYKIFTYGLIIILMRIECVNCGYKPDNTHGTTSNDSDEDDDNFEVTETDVKTEGSDKQNIDTEAYERVVRELEDLVIGDSDHTGVEQHEPTPPKPSHSYRSNRPTRRPRKEFPQDKPYEQGKEFPKDKPYEQGKHVKPEAIYDKAVMTVSKPKRIRKCESIKFFKIDQTGNMVEMGFYDYTVYFKDKSALKYSFDANLEMIKCDGDTVYKHKSGLDYALTLTYNKCAGRFVIRLKNHFLFIRYAGRTWVEHDRIIPDYIKIFTQDSEGNYVELTPQQCKIDITATGSFKYYVKGLNCTRIEIYGEVIYQKKDHEDYPESVSYSLKKCFMIYFNGFVRSIERRHGKFREVYTRSSPKWNVH